In a single window of the Deinococcus aetherius genome:
- the panC gene encoding pantoate--beta-alanine ligase, which translates to MTSRRTLSLVTTPGELRAALANTGTVGLVPTMGYLHEGHARLIERARAQNDTVVVSVFVNPRQFRPREDLSRYPRDLKRDLRVAGAAGADVLFHPGVEVMYPPGYATTVSVSGVSGPLEGASRPGHFDGVATVVLKLLGLVGPNRAYFGEKDWQQLAVVRRMVRDLNVPVEIVGVPTVREESGLALSSRNSYLTPGQRERATVLSRALRAVQAAAAGGERDTARLRQAGLDVLAREPEVTLDYLAVVDGDMAERERVENDPMTRVLVAARMFGVRLIDNLPLWPDASRPGGEGA; encoded by the coding sequence TGACCTCCCGCCGGACGCTCAGCCTCGTCACCACTCCTGGGGAACTGCGCGCCGCCCTGGCGAACACGGGCACGGTCGGCCTCGTTCCCACGATGGGCTACCTGCACGAGGGGCACGCCCGGTTGATCGAGCGGGCGCGGGCCCAGAACGACACGGTCGTCGTGAGCGTCTTCGTCAATCCCCGGCAGTTCAGGCCCCGCGAGGACCTGAGCCGCTACCCGCGCGACCTGAAGCGCGACCTGCGGGTGGCGGGCGCGGCGGGGGCGGACGTGCTCTTCCACCCGGGCGTGGAGGTGATGTACCCACCGGGCTACGCCACGACCGTCTCGGTGAGCGGCGTGTCCGGGCCGCTGGAGGGGGCGTCGCGGCCCGGGCACTTCGACGGAGTGGCGACCGTGGTCCTCAAGCTGCTGGGCCTCGTGGGGCCGAATCGGGCGTATTTCGGGGAGAAGGACTGGCAGCAACTCGCGGTCGTCCGGCGGATGGTCCGGGACCTGAACGTCCCCGTGGAGATCGTCGGCGTGCCCACCGTGCGTGAAGAGTCGGGGCTGGCGCTGAGCAGCCGCAACAGCTACCTGACGCCGGGGCAGCGGGAGCGGGCCACTGTCCTCTCGCGGGCGCTGCGGGCGGTGCAGGCGGCGGCGGCGGGCGGGGAGCGCGACACGGCCCGGCTGCGGCAGGCGGGGCTGGACGTGCTCGCCCGGGAACCCGAGGTGACGCTCGACTACCTGGCGGTCGTGGACGGTGACATGGCGGAAAGAGAGCGTGTGGAGAATGATCCCATGACCCGCGTTCTGGTGGCCGCCCGGATGTTCGGCGTGAGGCTCATCGACAACCTGCCCCTCTGGCCGGACGCCTCCCGGCCGGGCGGGGAGGGCGCGTGA